Proteins found in one Micromonospora sp. WMMD1082 genomic segment:
- a CDS encoding Gfo/Idh/MocA family oxidoreductase: protein MTARVPIGIVMNGVTGRMGYRQHLVRSLLAIREQGGVPLRTGARLWPELVLVGRNEAKLRDVAARHGLTEWSTDLAAALARPDVSIYFDAQVTSEREKAIGLAIGAGKHIYTEKPTATTLSGAVELARAADAAGVRHGVVQDKLFLPGLRKLDRLVRGGFFGRILSVRGEFGYWVFEGDWQEAQRPSWNYRSADGGGIAVDMFPHWHYVLEQIFAPVRAVTAHVTTHIPQRWDEDGQPYEATADDAAYAIFELDGGIVAQVNSSWAVRVNRDELVEFQVDGTEGSAVAGLRRCRVQHRATTPKPVWNPDLPSTDDFRSQWQEMPDNETYDNGFKAQWEMFLRHVAEDAPYTWDLWAGARGVQLAELGLQSAREGRRIEVEELHP, encoded by the coding sequence ATGACGGCACGTGTCCCGATCGGGATCGTCATGAACGGTGTGACCGGGCGGATGGGTTACCGGCAACACCTGGTCCGGTCTCTGCTGGCGATCCGGGAGCAGGGCGGCGTGCCGCTGCGCACCGGCGCCCGGCTCTGGCCGGAGCTCGTGCTGGTCGGGCGGAACGAGGCCAAACTGCGCGACGTGGCGGCCCGGCACGGGTTGACCGAGTGGAGCACCGATCTCGCCGCCGCGCTCGCCCGCCCGGACGTGTCGATCTACTTCGACGCCCAGGTCACCAGCGAGCGGGAGAAGGCGATCGGCCTGGCCATCGGGGCGGGCAAGCACATCTACACCGAGAAGCCGACCGCGACCACCCTCTCCGGCGCGGTCGAGTTGGCCCGGGCCGCCGACGCGGCCGGCGTACGGCACGGTGTGGTCCAGGACAAGCTCTTCCTGCCCGGTCTGCGCAAGCTCGACCGGCTGGTGCGGGGCGGCTTCTTCGGCCGGATCCTGTCGGTACGCGGCGAGTTCGGCTACTGGGTCTTCGAGGGCGACTGGCAGGAGGCGCAGCGTCCGAGCTGGAACTACCGCAGCGCCGACGGGGGCGGCATCGCGGTCGACATGTTCCCGCACTGGCACTACGTGCTGGAGCAGATCTTCGCCCCGGTGCGGGCGGTCACCGCACATGTCACCACCCACATCCCGCAACGCTGGGACGAGGACGGCCAGCCCTACGAGGCGACCGCCGACGACGCCGCGTACGCCATCTTCGAACTTGACGGCGGCATCGTGGCGCAGGTCAACTCCTCCTGGGCGGTCCGGGTCAACCGGGACGAGCTGGTGGAGTTCCAGGTCGACGGCACCGAGGGCAGCGCCGTGGCCGGGCTGCGCCGCTGCCGCGTGCAGCACCGCGCCACCACCCCGAAGCCGGTCTGGAACCCCGACCTGCCCTCCACCGACGACTTCCGGTCCCAGTGGCAGGAGATGCCGGACAACGAGACGTACGACAACGGCTTCAAGGCGCAGTGGGAAATGTTCCTGCGTCACGTCGCCGAGGACGCCCCGTACACCTGGGACCTGTGGGCCGGCGCGCGCGGCGTGCAACTGGCCGAGTTGGGCCTGCAGTCGGCGCGCGAGGGCCGCCGCATCGAGGTCGAGGAGTTGCACCCGTGA
- a CDS encoding sugar phosphate isomerase/epimerase family protein: MKRFALNSATTKRWPLPQLVAGCADAGVSGVGLWREDLAAHGVAEAAALVRDAGLTVTSLCRGGFFNVPGWQDENRRAIDEAAALGAPVLVLVSGGLPDGSRDLDAARAHVGRSIEALVPYAQEAGVRLAVEPLHPMFCADRCVVASLGQALDLVEPYPPETVGVVVDTYHLWWDDQVWAQIARAGRENRIACFQVADWVTPLPAGVLLGRGLPGSGSVELRRFREAVDAAGYTGPVEVEVFAEEVWSRPGRAVLDEAIAGYLTHVA, encoded by the coding sequence GTGAAGCGGTTCGCCCTCAACTCCGCGACGACGAAGCGGTGGCCGCTGCCGCAGCTCGTGGCGGGCTGCGCCGACGCCGGCGTCTCCGGTGTGGGGCTGTGGCGCGAGGACCTGGCCGCGCACGGCGTCGCGGAGGCGGCGGCGCTGGTCCGCGACGCCGGCCTCACCGTCACCTCGCTGTGCCGGGGTGGCTTCTTCAACGTCCCCGGATGGCAAGACGAGAACCGGCGGGCGATCGACGAGGCGGCGGCGCTCGGCGCCCCGGTGCTGGTGCTGGTCTCCGGCGGGCTACCCGACGGCAGCCGCGACCTCGACGCCGCCCGGGCCCACGTCGGCCGGTCGATCGAGGCGCTCGTGCCATACGCCCAGGAGGCGGGCGTGCGGCTCGCCGTCGAGCCGCTGCACCCGATGTTCTGCGCCGACCGGTGCGTGGTCGCCAGCCTCGGTCAGGCCCTCGACCTGGTCGAGCCGTACCCGCCGGAGACGGTCGGCGTGGTCGTCGACACGTACCACCTCTGGTGGGACGACCAGGTCTGGGCGCAGATCGCGCGGGCCGGCCGGGAGAACCGGATCGCCTGCTTCCAGGTCGCCGACTGGGTGACGCCGCTGCCGGCCGGGGTGTTGCTCGGCCGTGGCCTGCCCGGCAGCGGCAGCGTCGAGCTGCGCCGCTTCCGGGAGGCCGTCGACGCCGCCGGGTACACCGGCCCGGTGGAGGTGGAGGTCTTCGCCGAGGAGGTGTGGTCGCGGCCGGGCCGCGCGGTGCTCGACGAGGCGATCGCCGGCTACCTGACGCATGTCGCCTGA
- a CDS encoding branched-chain amino acid ABC transporter permease: MPSASEQSTADPGTPVSTAAPASTASTANPIGRGLRVVAVVVLAAAVLSFPSLAPNPYILSAGIVVLNYAVLSTSWNFVGGFTGYISLGHGALAGLGAYGTALLVTKAGLPSFVALAVSALLVAALAVPIGVAALRVRGASFVIVSIALVLILLLVFQSWAALTGGSRGLVVPRPFPGLLRPEHHRVFYFLFAALLGLALLAWWLIDRSRFGLGLKAIREDEDKAEALGTPTFAYKLVVFVVSAGFTGLAGGLYALWFGDLDPVFQFSILTGSYMVLMALLGGVRHLFGPLVGAVVVGVALEYFKVEFGDTQLHLVATGLLLALVVLFMPDGVLPAIGGVLNRVFRPAQNSIREVTAAQLRDQRAETAPEREPVDAGHATGGREGTP, from the coding sequence TTGCCCAGCGCTTCTGAGCAGTCGACGGCCGACCCGGGCACCCCGGTCAGCACGGCCGCACCCGCCAGCACGGCCAGCACGGCCAACCCGATCGGCCGCGGCCTCCGCGTGGTGGCGGTCGTCGTGCTCGCGGCCGCGGTGCTCTCGTTCCCCTCGCTGGCACCCAACCCGTACATCCTCTCCGCGGGCATCGTGGTGCTGAACTACGCCGTGCTCTCCACGTCGTGGAACTTCGTCGGCGGGTTCACCGGCTACATCTCCCTCGGCCACGGTGCCCTGGCCGGGCTGGGCGCCTACGGCACCGCGCTGCTGGTCACCAAGGCCGGGCTGCCGAGCTTCGTGGCCCTGGCGGTCTCGGCACTGCTGGTGGCGGCGCTGGCGGTGCCGATCGGCGTCGCCGCGCTGCGGGTACGGGGCGCCTCGTTCGTGATCGTCTCCATCGCGCTGGTACTGATCCTGCTGCTGGTCTTCCAGAGCTGGGCCGCCCTGACCGGCGGGTCGCGGGGGCTGGTCGTGCCGCGACCGTTCCCCGGGCTGCTGCGCCCCGAGCACCACCGGGTCTTCTACTTCCTCTTCGCCGCGCTGCTCGGCCTCGCCCTGCTGGCCTGGTGGCTCATCGACCGCTCCCGGTTCGGTCTCGGACTCAAGGCGATCCGCGAGGACGAGGACAAGGCGGAGGCGCTGGGCACCCCGACCTTCGCGTACAAGCTGGTGGTCTTCGTGGTCTCGGCCGGTTTCACCGGCCTGGCCGGCGGGCTCTACGCGCTCTGGTTCGGCGACCTCGACCCGGTCTTCCAGTTCTCCATCCTCACCGGCTCCTACATGGTGCTGATGGCGTTGCTCGGCGGCGTCCGGCACCTGTTCGGCCCGCTGGTCGGCGCCGTGGTGGTCGGCGTCGCCCTGGAGTACTTCAAGGTGGAGTTCGGCGACACGCAGCTGCACCTGGTCGCGACCGGGCTGCTGCTCGCGCTGGTCGTGCTCTTCATGCCCGACGGGGTGCTGCCGGCCATCGGCGGCGTGCTCAACCGGGTGTTCCGGCCGGCGCAGAACTCGATCCGTGAGGTCACCGCCGCGCAGTTGCGGGACCAGCGGGCCGAGACGGCGCCGGAGCGCGAGCCGGTCGACGCCGGCCACGCCACCGGCGGCAGGGAGGGAACCCCATGA
- a CDS encoding LamG-like jellyroll fold domain-containing protein yields MTRTRRVVVTTAALLAAGLVAVVATPAAQANRQHPRDVHPHLRSHLVAFYDFDHPVPGDPALERDQGRSGTEIELVNGGAAMRVADRAYPGSGRALQTRQVDPDRAGNDDWKAGTWSASGVRTLRPFAGTGGTTVMGWFKLQMDVPAPDSTTTDPADRFNAIGLAGILTGDSDGHGVRALLELIDVDGELRLVALGRRLDGGQSQTFAASEDWRTLLPKGKWVHLAATFDFTTGAMALYRDGKPLDGFYTRTDDPWLVSGPGPHVTTASDPRGIKIGGSFPQNTLERNPCDCRMDGLMFLDSVISASDVAKQYRYLAR; encoded by the coding sequence ATGACCAGAACCAGACGCGTCGTCGTCACCACCGCCGCCCTGCTGGCGGCCGGCCTGGTGGCGGTCGTCGCGACACCCGCCGCCCAGGCGAATCGGCAGCACCCGCGCGACGTCCACCCGCACCTGCGGTCGCACCTGGTCGCGTTCTACGACTTCGACCATCCGGTGCCCGGCGACCCCGCGCTCGAACGTGACCAGGGCCGGTCCGGCACCGAGATCGAACTGGTCAACGGCGGCGCCGCCATGCGGGTGGCCGACCGCGCCTACCCGGGCAGCGGCCGGGCGTTGCAGACCCGGCAGGTCGACCCCGACCGGGCGGGCAACGACGACTGGAAGGCCGGCACCTGGTCGGCCAGCGGCGTACGGACCCTGCGCCCGTTCGCCGGCACCGGGGGTACCACGGTGATGGGCTGGTTCAAGCTGCAGATGGACGTCCCGGCACCGGACTCCACCACCACCGACCCGGCCGACCGGTTCAACGCCATCGGGCTGGCCGGCATCCTGACCGGCGACTCCGACGGCCACGGCGTCCGGGCGCTGCTCGAACTCATCGACGTCGACGGCGAGCTGCGGCTGGTGGCGCTCGGCCGGCGCCTCGACGGCGGCCAGTCGCAGACCTTCGCCGCTAGCGAGGACTGGCGCACCCTGCTGCCCAAGGGCAAATGGGTGCATCTCGCCGCCACCTTCGACTTCACCACCGGCGCGATGGCGCTCTACCGCGACGGCAAGCCGCTGGACGGCTTCTACACCCGCACCGACGACCCGTGGCTCGTGTCGGGGCCCGGCCCGCACGTGACCACCGCCTCCGACCCCCGGGGCATCAAGATCGGCGGAAGTTTCCCGCAGAACACGCTGGAGCGCAACCCGTGCGACTGCCGCATGGACGGGCTGATGTTCCTCGACAGCGTGATCTCGGCGAGCGACGTCGCGAAGCAGTACCGCTACCTGGCCCGCTGA
- a CDS encoding ABC transporter ATP-binding protein, which yields MASEIELVDIQAGYGRAAPVLRGLTVSVPAGTIVCLVGPNGAGKSTVLKVASGLLRPRSGRILVGGVDVTGQGPQRMLASGVAHVLQGHSVFREMTVAENVLLGGYTLKDKALIAERTAFVRDLFPVVAQRWESLAGLLSGGQQKQVEFARSLMVDPKVVLLDEPSMGLDPKATSTVFEQVVRMRDAGTAVLLVEQNARRALETADLGCVLDLGRVHISGPAAQLLADPQLGELYLGGRPAEPTAPSPRNEV from the coding sequence TTGGCGTCTGAGATCGAACTCGTCGACATCCAGGCCGGCTACGGGCGCGCCGCGCCGGTGCTGCGCGGCCTGACCGTCTCGGTGCCCGCGGGCACGATCGTCTGCCTCGTCGGTCCCAACGGCGCCGGCAAGTCGACCGTCCTGAAGGTCGCCAGCGGGCTGCTCAGGCCCCGCTCCGGGCGGATTCTCGTCGGAGGCGTGGACGTCACCGGCCAGGGGCCGCAGCGGATGCTCGCCTCCGGCGTCGCGCACGTCCTACAGGGGCACAGCGTGTTCCGGGAGATGACGGTGGCGGAGAACGTCCTGCTGGGCGGCTACACGCTGAAGGACAAGGCGCTCATCGCCGAGCGGACGGCCTTCGTCCGGGACCTCTTCCCGGTGGTCGCGCAGCGCTGGGAGTCGCTCGCCGGGCTGCTCTCCGGCGGCCAGCAGAAGCAGGTCGAGTTCGCCCGGTCCCTGATGGTCGACCCCAAGGTCGTGCTGCTGGACGAGCCGTCGATGGGCCTGGACCCGAAGGCGACCAGCACCGTGTTCGAACAGGTGGTGCGGATGCGCGACGCCGGCACGGCGGTGCTGCTCGTGGAGCAGAACGCCCGGCGGGCGCTGGAGACGGCCGACCTCGGGTGCGTGCTCGACCTCGGGCGCGTACACATCTCCGGGCCGGCGGCCCAGCTGCTGGCCGATCCCCAACTCGGCGAGCTGTACCTCGGCGGCCGGCCCGCCGAGCCCACCGCCCCATCCCCGCGAAACGAGGTGTAG
- a CDS encoding branched-chain amino acid ABC transporter permease: protein MPSGPLLLQSVILGLLLGGLYALLAAGLTLYFGIMRVVMIAHSAFLILAAYLAWWSHTRLGIDPLLSMIVTVPLFFGFGVLLQRGLLARLRPATLTMMSVLLTFAIAVTIEGLLGYAFTGTQRRIQLGYGSASLGLFGARIAVVKLIAFGLAAIALLTLYLLMKKTSFGWALRATIQHRDAARLVGIETERIAGYGFGIGLATAAVGGTALALDTTIYPSLHWHWIGPLMAIIVVGGLGSVPGAAIAAMVLGLAQSLLQIPLGTTWAQTVFYLALFATLAFRPQGFFGGRLAQRF from the coding sequence ATGCCCTCGGGTCCTCTGCTCCTCCAGAGCGTGATCCTGGGTCTGCTGCTGGGAGGGCTCTACGCCCTCCTGGCGGCCGGCCTGACCCTCTACTTCGGCATCATGCGGGTCGTGATGATCGCCCACTCGGCGTTCCTCATCCTCGCCGCCTACCTCGCCTGGTGGTCGCACACCCGGCTGGGCATCGACCCGCTGCTGTCGATGATCGTCACGGTGCCGCTCTTCTTCGGCTTCGGGGTGCTGCTGCAACGCGGGCTGCTGGCCCGGCTGCGACCGGCCACCCTGACCATGATGTCGGTGCTGCTGACGTTCGCGATCGCGGTCACCATCGAGGGGCTGCTCGGGTACGCGTTCACCGGCACCCAGCGGCGCATCCAGCTCGGCTACGGCTCGGCGAGCCTCGGCCTCTTCGGGGCCCGGATCGCGGTCGTCAAGCTGATCGCCTTCGGCCTCGCGGCCATCGCCCTGCTCACCCTCTACCTGCTGATGAAGAAGACGTCGTTCGGCTGGGCGCTGCGGGCGACCATCCAGCACCGCGACGCCGCGCGGCTGGTCGGCATCGAGACCGAACGGATCGCCGGGTACGGCTTCGGCATCGGCCTGGCCACGGCCGCGGTGGGCGGCACCGCGCTGGCCCTGGACACCACCATCTACCCGTCCCTGCACTGGCACTGGATCGGCCCGCTGATGGCCATCATCGTGGTGGGCGGCCTCGGCAGCGTGCCCGGAGCGGCCATCGCCGCCATGGTGCTCGGCCTGGCGCAGAGCCTGTTGCAGATCCCGCTGGGTACGACCTGGGCGCAGACGGTCTTCTATCTCGCCCTCTTCGCGACCCTGGCCTTCCGGCCACAAGGATTCTTCGGAGGTCGCCTTGCCCAGCGCTTCTGA
- a CDS encoding DUF993 family protein codes for MSRTVGLPDGPLTLSGAGREHATPGARFTGRIAYAAAHVVADPRAENVPGAPATVDWDATLAFRRHLWSYGFGVAEAMDTAQRGMGLDYPTARELVRRSARAARAEGGAICAGVATDQLPAGPATLDEIRKAYAEQLSDVQDAGATPVLMCSRHLAAAARSADDYLDIYGRLLDEADGPVVLHWLGPAFDPALTGYWGDADPVRAADIVVALIEAHSARVDGIKVSLLDEEFEVALRRRLPSGVRLYTGDDFNYPALIRGDGTGHSDALLGVLAAIAPPAAAALRALDHGDVAAYDEILAPTLPLARHLFGAPTYYYKTGIVFLAWLAGHQDHFTMVGGLQSGRSPAHLGRLLRLADAAGLLPDAERAAQRARAFMTTAGVTQ; via the coding sequence GTGAGCCGTACGGTCGGCCTGCCCGACGGGCCCCTCACGCTCTCCGGCGCCGGGCGCGAGCACGCGACACCCGGTGCCCGCTTCACCGGCCGGATCGCGTACGCCGCCGCGCACGTGGTGGCCGACCCGCGAGCGGAGAACGTGCCCGGTGCGCCGGCCACCGTGGACTGGGACGCCACGCTCGCGTTCCGCCGGCACCTCTGGTCGTACGGGTTCGGGGTGGCCGAGGCCATGGACACCGCGCAGCGGGGCATGGGTCTGGACTATCCGACCGCACGGGAGCTGGTGCGCCGCTCGGCGCGGGCCGCCCGGGCCGAGGGCGGCGCGATCTGCGCGGGCGTCGCCACCGACCAGTTGCCGGCCGGCCCGGCCACGCTCGACGAGATCCGCAAGGCGTACGCCGAGCAGCTCTCCGACGTGCAGGACGCCGGCGCCACGCCGGTGCTCATGTGCAGCCGGCACCTGGCGGCGGCGGCCCGCTCGGCCGACGACTACCTGGACATCTACGGCCGGTTGCTCGACGAGGCGGACGGCCCGGTGGTCCTGCACTGGTTGGGCCCGGCGTTCGACCCGGCGCTGACCGGCTACTGGGGCGACGCCGATCCGGTCCGGGCCGCCGACATCGTGGTCGCGCTGATCGAGGCGCACAGCGCCAGGGTCGACGGCATCAAGGTGTCGCTGCTCGACGAGGAGTTCGAGGTGGCGCTGCGCCGGCGGCTGCCGTCCGGGGTGCGGCTCTACACCGGGGACGACTTCAACTACCCGGCGCTGATCCGTGGCGACGGCACCGGCCACTCCGACGCGCTGCTCGGGGTGCTGGCCGCCATCGCGCCACCGGCCGCGGCCGCGTTGCGCGCCCTGGATCACGGCGACGTCGCGGCGTACGACGAGATCCTCGCGCCCACGCTGCCACTGGCCCGGCACCTGTTCGGCGCGCCGACCTACTACTACAAGACGGGCATCGTCTTCCTGGCCTGGCTCGCCGGCCACCAGGACCACTTCACGATGGTCGGCGGCCTGCAGTCCGGGCGGTCACCGGCGCACCTGGGGCGGCTGCTCCGGCTCGCCGACGCGGCCGGGTTGCTGCCCGACGCCGAGCGGGCCGCGCAGCGGGCGCGGGCGTTCATGACGACCGCGGGGGTGACGCAGTGA
- a CDS encoding PQQ-dependent sugar dehydrogenase gives MRSIRNTGSIRRSALTAGFTAAVLVLSTLVAGPARAAEPVHDPIIEMPTQSRLGLVLTEYASFPQSFPNPAPVDERLMRTARINTIMEVPDGSGRRAVPDLNGSLYLVKDGVPQVYLDVAATFAPQFFSGRGLGQGFGYVTFHPQFGANGRFYTIHTEQAATTTAVPDFAQANSIFHGVITEWTATDPSADTFAGSRREVLRIGFAGQIHGIQEINFNPTAKRGDADHGLLYLAVGDGGTGVRNTEPQNLGMVHGKLLRIDPRGTNSANGRYGIPPTNPFVGQAGALGELYAVGFRDPHRFSWDRATGRMYLGHIGEHAIEAIYEVRAGDNFGWSEREGAFVFDRAAGACDKLLPLPPNDADFGYTYPVAAYDHNPAPGWDCTSDVGVAVAGGFVYRGRSLPALKGKYVFGDLVDGQVFYTEANRMRRGADPAPLHKLALFDPAGNPVRMQDLSAPGAPGNPERVDLRFGTDAAGELYILAKANGKIWKVTGTRVFASGDVGRVRLHKPSGLRDWTPVTPSKWRFRKDEVILAEEGVSRPGPRRPFEYAVVTAGPRWSSVQIEAQVRLDTPVEVSNRDVIIVFGWRSDTEFYYAHLSTDNTIYPHNGIFKVDNADRERIDYQWNGRSRGADPAIVDADWHRVRVVHLPATGEIAVYVDGRKDPLMTAKDSTFGSGRVGFGSFDNVGRLRHLTVTGKPA, from the coding sequence GTGCGTAGCATCCGCAACACCGGCAGCATCCGCAGATCCGCGCTGACGGCCGGGTTCACGGCCGCCGTCCTCGTCCTGTCCACCCTGGTCGCCGGCCCGGCCCGGGCCGCGGAGCCGGTCCACGACCCGATCATCGAGATGCCCACCCAGTCCCGGCTCGGGCTCGTCCTGACCGAGTACGCGAGCTTCCCGCAGTCCTTTCCGAACCCCGCCCCGGTCGACGAGCGGCTCATGCGTACCGCCCGGATCAACACGATCATGGAGGTGCCCGACGGTTCCGGCCGGCGAGCCGTGCCGGACCTCAACGGCAGTCTCTACCTGGTCAAAGACGGCGTGCCGCAGGTCTACCTCGACGTGGCCGCGACCTTCGCGCCGCAGTTCTTCTCCGGCCGGGGCCTCGGGCAGGGCTTCGGTTACGTGACGTTCCACCCGCAGTTCGGCGCCAACGGCCGCTTCTACACGATCCACACCGAGCAGGCCGCGACGACCACGGCGGTGCCGGACTTCGCCCAGGCCAACAGCATCTTCCACGGCGTCATCACCGAGTGGACGGCGACCGACCCGTCCGCCGACACCTTCGCCGGCAGCCGCCGGGAGGTGCTCCGGATCGGCTTCGCCGGCCAGATCCACGGCATCCAGGAGATCAACTTCAACCCCACCGCGAAGCGCGGAGACGCCGACCACGGGCTGCTGTACCTGGCGGTCGGCGACGGCGGCACCGGCGTACGCAACACCGAGCCGCAGAACCTCGGCATGGTGCACGGCAAGTTGCTGCGGATCGACCCGCGCGGCACCAACTCGGCCAACGGGCGGTACGGCATCCCGCCGACGAACCCGTTCGTCGGCCAGGCCGGCGCCCTCGGCGAACTCTACGCGGTGGGCTTCCGCGACCCGCACCGGTTCAGCTGGGACCGGGCCACCGGGCGGATGTACCTCGGGCACATCGGTGAGCACGCCATCGAGGCGATCTACGAGGTGCGCGCCGGCGACAACTTCGGCTGGAGCGAGCGGGAGGGCGCGTTCGTCTTCGACAGGGCGGCCGGCGCCTGCGACAAGCTCCTTCCGTTGCCGCCCAACGACGCGGACTTCGGCTACACGTACCCGGTCGCCGCGTACGACCACAACCCCGCTCCCGGCTGGGACTGCACCTCGGACGTGGGTGTCGCGGTGGCCGGCGGCTTCGTCTACCGGGGCCGGAGCCTGCCCGCCCTGAAGGGCAAGTACGTCTTCGGTGACCTGGTCGACGGTCAGGTCTTCTACACCGAGGCGAACCGGATGCGCCGGGGCGCGGATCCGGCCCCGCTGCACAAGCTGGCCCTGTTCGACCCGGCCGGCAATCCGGTGCGGATGCAGGACCTCTCCGCCCCCGGCGCGCCCGGCAACCCGGAGCGGGTCGACCTGCGCTTCGGCACCGACGCCGCCGGCGAGCTCTACATCCTCGCCAAGGCCAACGGGAAGATCTGGAAGGTCACCGGCACCCGGGTCTTCGCCAGCGGCGACGTCGGCCGGGTCAGGCTGCACAAGCCCTCGGGCCTGCGGGACTGGACGCCGGTCACCCCGTCGAAGTGGCGGTTCCGCAAGGACGAGGTGATCCTCGCCGAGGAGGGCGTGAGCCGGCCCGGCCCGCGCCGGCCGTTCGAGTACGCGGTCGTGACGGCCGGACCCCGGTGGTCGTCGGTGCAGATCGAGGCGCAGGTCCGGCTGGACACGCCGGTGGAGGTCAGCAACCGCGACGTGATCATCGTGTTCGGCTGGCGCTCGGACACGGAGTTCTACTACGCCCACCTCTCCACCGACAACACGATCTATCCGCACAACGGCATCTTCAAGGTCGACAACGCGGACCGGGAGCGCATCGACTACCAGTGGAACGGGCGCTCGCGCGGTGCCGACCCGGCGATCGTCGACGCCGACTGGCACCGGGTGCGGGTCGTGCACCTGCCGGCCACCGGCGAGATCGCGGTCTACGTCGACGGACGCAAGGACCCGCTGATGACCGCGAAGGACAGCACATTCGGCTCCGGACGGGTCGGGTTCGGCTCGTTCGACAACGTCGGCCGCCTGCGTCACCTGACGGTGACCGGGAAGCCGGCCTGA
- a CDS encoding ABC transporter ATP-binding protein, producing MTEVRSLTTEGLTKAFGGVVAIDAATVEFRHGQVNALIGPNGSGKTTFFNCVTGMIRPDSGRTTYRGRDITGRAPHAIVRAGIGRTFQLCRVFPRMTALDNVLAAVRPAGLLGQLRGARARAEVDQARGWLTRLGIEHLADVEARNMSWGQQKLLELAGVLMSGPETVLLDEPAGGVNPALLDRIGTLVRELNAEGRTFVIVEHNMDLVMSVSDHIVVFDRGRPIAEGPPSLIRSDERVLGAYLGV from the coding sequence ATGACCGAGGTACGCAGCCTGACGACCGAGGGCCTGACCAAGGCGTTCGGCGGCGTGGTGGCCATCGACGCCGCCACCGTCGAGTTCCGGCACGGCCAGGTCAACGCGCTGATCGGGCCGAACGGGTCGGGCAAGACCACGTTCTTCAACTGCGTCACCGGGATGATCCGGCCGGACAGCGGGCGGACGACCTACCGGGGGCGGGACATCACCGGCAGGGCGCCGCACGCCATCGTCCGCGCCGGCATCGGCCGCACCTTCCAGCTGTGCCGGGTGTTCCCCCGGATGACCGCGCTGGACAACGTGCTCGCGGCCGTCCGCCCGGCCGGCCTGCTCGGCCAGCTGCGGGGGGCCCGCGCCCGGGCGGAGGTGGACCAGGCCCGGGGCTGGCTCACCCGCCTGGGCATCGAACACCTGGCCGACGTGGAGGCACGCAACATGTCGTGGGGCCAGCAGAAGCTGCTGGAACTCGCCGGCGTGCTGATGAGCGGCCCGGAGACCGTGCTGCTCGACGAGCCGGCCGGTGGCGTGAACCCGGCGCTGCTGGACCGGATCGGCACCCTGGTCCGCGAGCTGAACGCCGAGGGGAGAACCTTCGTGATCGTCGAGCACAACATGGACCTGGTGATGAGCGTCAGCGACCACATCGTGGTGTTCGACCGGGGCCGCCCGATCGCCGAGGGCCCGCCGTCGCTCATCCGCTCCGACGAACGCGTGCTGGGGGCATACCTTGGCGTCTGA